The following are from one region of the Rhizobacter sp. AJA081-3 genome:
- a CDS encoding putative quinol monooxygenase, with translation MAANDTCCTLVPYFKVAPGKMAEFKALCDTFVARTRTEPGCVHYAFSFSGDEAHCREGYDDAAAVLAHLDNVGATLQEALKIAQITKLEVHAPAAQIEKLKAPLAALNPQWFTVELGFRR, from the coding sequence ATGGCCGCCAACGACACCTGCTGCACCCTGGTTCCGTATTTCAAGGTCGCGCCCGGCAAGATGGCCGAGTTCAAGGCCCTGTGCGACACCTTCGTCGCACGCACGCGCACCGAGCCCGGCTGCGTGCACTACGCCTTCTCGTTCAGCGGCGACGAGGCGCATTGCCGTGAAGGCTACGACGATGCGGCTGCTGTGCTGGCGCACCTGGACAACGTCGGTGCCACGCTGCAAGAAGCGCTGAAGATCGCGCAGATCACCAAGCTCGAAGTGCATGCGCCGGCAGCACAGATCGAGAAACTCAAGGCGCCGCTGGCCGCGCTGAACCCGCAGTGGTTCACCGTGGAGCTGGGCTTCCGCCGCTGA
- a CDS encoding threo-3-hydroxy-L-aspartate ammonia-lyase, with protein MLQFAEIEAAAARLKGVAHRTPVVSSRTLDELLGMQVLMKAENLQRMGAFKFRGGYNSVNVLSDDERSRGVVAFSSGNHAQAVALAARLHSCAATIVMPQDAPALKLAATRGYGAEVIVYDRYKEDRAEIAARLTKERGASLIPPYDHLPVMAGQGTAALELIEDAGPLDALIVCAGGGGFLSGCAVAAKHLLPGIDVFGAEPERGNDMQQSLRSGQLVHIDVPRTICDGQQTQSPGKHPFEVIQALVTDVLTVPDPVVVEAMRFVFERMKLVLEPSGACGLAALMHHRERFRGRRVGVTLSGGNIGIDRFVALLTGAERVD; from the coding sequence ATGCTCCAGTTCGCCGAGATCGAAGCCGCCGCCGCCCGCCTGAAGGGCGTGGCCCACCGCACCCCCGTCGTCAGCTCGCGCACGCTCGACGAGCTGCTCGGCATGCAGGTGCTGATGAAGGCCGAGAACCTTCAGCGCATGGGCGCCTTCAAGTTCCGCGGCGGCTACAACTCGGTCAACGTGCTCAGCGACGACGAACGCTCTCGCGGCGTGGTCGCCTTCTCGTCGGGCAACCATGCGCAGGCGGTGGCGCTGGCCGCGCGGCTGCACAGCTGCGCCGCCACCATCGTGATGCCGCAAGACGCGCCGGCGCTCAAGCTCGCCGCCACGCGCGGCTACGGCGCCGAGGTGATCGTCTACGACCGCTACAAGGAAGACCGCGCCGAGATCGCCGCGCGGCTGACGAAGGAGCGTGGCGCCTCGCTGATCCCGCCCTACGACCACCTGCCGGTGATGGCCGGCCAGGGCACCGCGGCGCTGGAGCTGATCGAGGATGCGGGGCCGCTCGATGCGCTGATCGTCTGCGCCGGCGGCGGCGGCTTCCTGTCGGGCTGCGCGGTGGCCGCCAAACACCTGCTGCCCGGCATCGATGTGTTCGGCGCCGAGCCGGAGCGCGGCAACGACATGCAGCAATCGCTGCGCAGCGGCCAACTCGTGCACATCGACGTGCCGCGAACGATCTGCGACGGGCAGCAGACGCAGTCGCCAGGTAAGCACCCGTTCGAGGTGATCCAGGCCCTGGTCACCGACGTGCTCACCGTGCCCGACCCGGTGGTGGTGGAGGCGATGCGCTTCGTCTTCGAACGGATGAAGCTGGTGCTGGAACCGTCGGGCGCCTGTGGACTGGCGGCGCTGATGCACCACCGCGAACGCTTCCGCGGCCGGAGGGTGGGCGTCACGCTGTCGGGCGGCAATATCGGCATCGACCGCTTCGTGGCGCTGCTCACTGGCGCCGAGCGGGTCGACTGA
- a CDS encoding MBL fold metallo-hydrolase — translation MSIADKPPRPSATVVVVRDGPVGIEVLLLRRAERGDHNSGAWVFPGGLVDAADRAAQPFCRGVEPAEADVRLGVAAHALDYWVAAVRECFEEAGLLFARDPAGRPLAPDAARDTRLQAWRGPLQRGEQSLAALCHEEALTLDVDQLVYFSHWVTPVGRPKRFDTRFFIARAPQGQTAAHDDGELVEQLWLAPTAALTRTEPLKLLTPTQKTLEAIARFDSVDALLAWARAPREVPLIQPQIGTGRDGTRPVTPDEPAFAELRRIDPGCQGFASYDINPGVAVRLSAHLIRVTAHNGSVMTGPGTNTYLVGGGPSNEWAAIDPGPADPQHVQAILAAAPGPIRWIFATHTHLDHSPACALLQQHTGATVHGRIADHPEWQDASFAPERLLVGGERFELDAGVTLSAIHTPGHASNHLCYRFDEEKTLFTGDHVMQLSTVVINPPDGDMAAYLASLRALCDEDLDWLAPGHGFLMARPRAAFEKIIAHRLQREAKVLAAIRELGSTDEPALLARVYDDVPERMHPMALRSLRAHLIKLRGEGRAQPA, via the coding sequence ATGTCGATCGCCGACAAGCCCCCGCGGCCCTCCGCCACCGTGGTGGTGGTGCGCGACGGCCCGGTCGGCATCGAGGTGCTGCTGCTGCGCCGCGCCGAGCGTGGCGACCACAACAGCGGCGCCTGGGTGTTCCCGGGCGGGCTGGTGGATGCGGCGGACCGTGCAGCGCAGCCGTTCTGCCGCGGCGTGGAACCGGCTGAGGCCGATGTGCGCCTGGGCGTGGCCGCGCATGCGCTGGACTACTGGGTGGCAGCGGTGCGCGAATGCTTCGAGGAGGCGGGCCTGCTCTTCGCGCGCGACCCCGCTGGCCGGCCGCTCGCGCCCGATGCGGCGCGCGACACCCGCCTGCAGGCCTGGCGCGGCCCGCTGCAGCGCGGCGAGCAGTCGCTGGCCGCGCTGTGCCACGAAGAAGCGCTCACGCTGGACGTCGACCAGCTCGTCTACTTCAGCCACTGGGTCACGCCGGTCGGCCGCCCCAAGCGCTTCGACACGCGCTTCTTCATTGCCCGCGCGCCGCAGGGCCAGACGGCGGCGCACGACGACGGCGAACTCGTCGAGCAACTCTGGCTCGCCCCGACCGCGGCGCTGACGCGCACCGAGCCCCTCAAGCTGCTCACGCCGACGCAGAAGACGCTGGAGGCCATCGCCCGCTTCGACAGCGTCGATGCCTTGCTGGCCTGGGCGCGCGCGCCGCGCGAGGTGCCGCTGATCCAGCCGCAGATCGGCACCGGCCGCGACGGCACCCGGCCGGTGACGCCGGACGAACCGGCCTTCGCGGAGCTGCGCCGCATCGACCCCGGCTGCCAGGGCTTCGCCTCCTACGACATCAACCCGGGCGTGGCGGTGCGGCTGTCGGCGCACCTGATCCGCGTCACCGCTCACAACGGCAGCGTGATGACCGGCCCGGGCACCAATACCTATCTCGTCGGCGGTGGGCCGAGCAACGAATGGGCGGCCATCGATCCGGGGCCGGCCGACCCGCAGCATGTGCAGGCGATCCTCGCTGCGGCGCCGGGGCCGATCCGCTGGATCTTCGCGACGCACACGCACCTCGATCATTCGCCGGCCTGCGCGCTGCTGCAGCAGCACACGGGCGCCACCGTGCACGGCCGCATCGCCGACCACCCCGAGTGGCAGGACGCCAGCTTCGCGCCTGAGCGGCTTCTGGTCGGAGGCGAGCGCTTCGAGCTGGACGCGGGCGTGACGCTGAGCGCGATCCACACCCCTGGCCATGCCTCCAACCACCTGTGCTACCGGTTCGACGAGGAGAAGACGCTCTTCACCGGCGACCATGTCATGCAGCTCAGCACCGTGGTCATCAACCCGCCGGACGGCGACATGGCCGCCTACCTCGCCTCGCTGCGCGCGCTCTGTGACGAAGACCTGGACTGGCTCGCGCCCGGCCACGGGTTCCTGATGGCGCGGCCGCGCGCGGCCTTCGAGAAGATCATCGCCCACCGGCTGCAGCGCGAGGCCAAGGTGCTGGCGGCGATCCGCGAGCTGGGCTCGACGGACGAGCCCGCGCTGCTCGCGCGCGTCTATGACGATGTGCCCGAACGCATGCATCCGATGGCGCTGCGCTCGCTGCGGGCGCACCTGATCAAGCTGCGCGGCGAGGGCCGCGCCCAGCCCGCCTGA
- a CDS encoding acetyl-CoA C-acyltransferase family protein, with amino-acid sequence MALPRDVFVVGAARTAIGTFGGALKDVPLSDLATLAVKTALERSGAGAASVGHLAMGTVIPTEPRDAYLSRVAAMNAGLPKETPAFNVNRLCGSGLQAIISASQAITLGDCEVAVGAGAESMSRGAYLLPQARWGARMGDSPMLDFVVGALHDPFHKIHMGMTAENVAEQYGISRTMMDELSVESHRRAAAAIAAGRFKEQIVPVVIASKKGDISFDTDEHVKASTTMETLAKMRAAFKKDGSVTAGNASGINDGAGAVVLASADAVKAQGLKPIARLVAYAHAGVEPTIMGIGPVPATKLALARAGLKVSDLDVIESNEAFAAQACAVVKELALDPAKVNPNGSGISLGHPIGATGAIITTKALYELQRVKGRYALVTMCIGGGQGIAAIFERV; translated from the coding sequence ATGGCCCTTCCCCGCGACGTTTTCGTGGTCGGCGCAGCCCGCACCGCCATCGGCACCTTCGGCGGTGCGCTCAAGGACGTTCCGCTGTCCGACCTGGCCACGCTGGCTGTCAAGACGGCCCTGGAGCGCAGCGGCGCCGGCGCGGCGAGCGTCGGCCATCTGGCCATGGGCACGGTGATCCCGACCGAACCGCGCGATGCCTACCTCAGCCGCGTGGCCGCCATGAACGCCGGCCTGCCCAAGGAGACACCGGCCTTCAACGTCAACCGCCTGTGCGGCTCGGGCCTGCAGGCGATCATCTCGGCCTCGCAGGCGATCACGCTGGGCGACTGCGAAGTGGCGGTCGGCGCCGGCGCCGAATCCATGAGCCGCGGCGCCTACCTGCTGCCGCAGGCGCGCTGGGGCGCTCGCATGGGCGACAGCCCGATGCTCGACTTCGTGGTCGGCGCGCTGCACGACCCGTTCCACAAGATCCACATGGGCATGACGGCCGAGAACGTGGCCGAGCAGTACGGCATCAGCCGCACGATGATGGACGAGCTGTCGGTGGAGAGCCACCGGCGCGCGGCCGCCGCCATCGCCGCCGGCCGCTTCAAGGAGCAGATCGTGCCGGTGGTGATCGCCAGCAAGAAGGGCGACATCTCCTTCGACACCGACGAGCACGTCAAGGCCAGCACGACGATGGAGACCCTGGCCAAGATGCGCGCCGCGTTCAAGAAGGACGGCTCGGTGACCGCCGGCAACGCCTCGGGCATCAACGACGGCGCGGGCGCCGTGGTGCTGGCCAGCGCTGACGCGGTGAAGGCGCAGGGCCTCAAGCCGATCGCGCGCCTGGTGGCCTACGCCCACGCCGGCGTGGAGCCCACCATCATGGGCATCGGCCCGGTGCCGGCAACGAAGCTGGCCCTGGCCCGCGCCGGCCTGAAGGTCAGCGACCTCGACGTCATCGAGTCGAACGAAGCTTTTGCCGCGCAGGCCTGCGCGGTGGTCAAGGAACTCGCCCTCGACCCGGCCAAGGTGAACCCGAACGGCTCGGGCATCTCGCTCGGCCACCCGATCGGCGCGACCGGCGCCATCATCACCACCAAGGCGCTGTACGAGCTGCAGCGCGTGAAGGGCCGCTACGCCCTGGTGACGATGTGCATCGGCGGCGGCCAGGGCATCGCCGCGATCTTCGAGCGCGTCTGA
- a CDS encoding GGDEF domain-containing protein, translating to MTVDIRTLLIALMINLVTIALALPAVMGRVNVPARRAQWSAALQAGGWVLILLSGLVERGSAVDWALSSASMTCMAVSLALLGAAFDLWCGRRTHDRWLGALAVLMPLGYALGFSNYAFRVGWANGLLAMQMILVAVAVGRLPALPVGRWRWLVVASMLAQAVVTLWRGVLGAFFTDAYPRFLTPHPVNHASAVVALATSMLTLVGILLAHRDEAARELERLATLDGLTGVFNRRAWLDLARARFSASLRYGHTMAVLMIDLDHFKQINDAHGHDAGDRALALVAREMQAAARAGDIVGRYGGEEFCVLMAQADDEAARRFDQRLRRRLSEVAMAELGFEIGYSAGVSHCRDAGDSLDAMVKRADAALYRAKDAGRARTLDTSFGVLQAA from the coding sequence ATGACCGTCGACATCCGAACCCTGCTGATTGCCTTGATGATCAATCTGGTCACCATCGCGCTGGCCCTGCCCGCCGTGATGGGCCGGGTGAATGTGCCTGCGCGGCGCGCGCAGTGGTCCGCCGCATTGCAGGCGGGCGGCTGGGTGCTGATCCTGCTGTCCGGGCTGGTCGAGCGAGGCAGCGCCGTCGACTGGGCGCTGTCTTCCGCGTCGATGACTTGCATGGCCGTCAGCCTGGCCTTGCTGGGCGCCGCCTTCGATCTGTGGTGCGGCCGGCGCACGCACGACCGCTGGCTGGGTGCCCTGGCCGTGCTGATGCCGCTGGGCTATGCGCTGGGTTTCTCGAATTACGCCTTCCGTGTCGGCTGGGCCAACGGGCTGCTGGCGATGCAGATGATCCTGGTGGCCGTTGCCGTGGGCCGGTTACCGGCGCTGCCGGTGGGGCGCTGGCGCTGGCTGGTCGTCGCCAGCATGCTGGCCCAGGCCGTGGTGACGCTGTGGCGCGGCGTGCTCGGCGCCTTCTTCACCGACGCCTACCCGCGTTTCCTGACGCCGCATCCGGTGAACCATGCCTCGGCGGTGGTGGCGCTGGCGACATCCATGCTGACGCTGGTGGGCATTCTGCTGGCACACCGCGACGAAGCTGCCCGCGAACTCGAGCGCCTGGCCACCCTGGACGGCCTGACCGGCGTGTTCAACCGCCGCGCCTGGCTCGATCTCGCCCGGGCGCGCTTTTCCGCCAGCCTTCGCTACGGGCACACGATGGCGGTTCTGATGATCGACCTCGACCACTTCAAGCAGATCAACGATGCCCACGGCCATGATGCCGGTGACCGGGCGCTCGCGCTGGTCGCGCGCGAGATGCAGGCCGCAGCACGTGCGGGCGACATCGTCGGCCGCTACGGCGGCGAGGAGTTCTGCGTGCTGATGGCACAGGCCGACGACGAGGCGGCGCGCCGCTTCGACCAGCGCCTGCGCCGGCGCCTTTCCGAGGTGGCCATGGCCGAACTCGGCTTCGAGATCGGCTACAGCGCCGGCGTGTCGCACTGCCGCGACGCCGGCGACAGCCTGGACGCAATGGTCAAGCGCGCCGATGCCGCGCTCTATCGTGCCAAGGACGCCGGCCGCGCGCGCACGCTCGACACCTCGTTCGGCGTGCTGCAGGCGGCCTGA
- a CDS encoding histone deacetylase family protein: MLVVHNPEHARHAGRHEMFRGRLVACHEVPQRLDHVLAELRRRGIGPQLTPLDMHAGEDAAFEALLRRVHAPRYLDFLARAWSDWVALDPANAGLDALPSVWPVRGFRSDVEPDNFAARLGLYSFDAGTPLTAGTWLAARTGAHGAVLAARAVASGSVLSAFALSRPPGHHAGADFFGGYCFLNNAALAAQTLRDSGFARVAVLDIDYHHGNGTQSLFYERADVFTVSVHGDPRTEYPFYLGHADERGAADGEGFNLNLPLPRGTGFARWHDALVQGVDAVRAFGAQALVVALGVDTFEGDPISGFQLHSADYLQVGASLATLGLPTVFTFEGGYAVAEVGVNVANVLEGFGR; the protein is encoded by the coding sequence ATGCTGGTCGTCCACAACCCCGAGCACGCCCGCCACGCCGGCCGCCACGAGATGTTCCGCGGCCGACTGGTGGCTTGCCACGAGGTGCCGCAGCGGCTTGACCACGTGCTGGCCGAACTGCGGCGCCGCGGCATCGGGCCGCAGCTCACGCCACTCGACATGCATGCGGGCGAGGATGCCGCCTTCGAGGCGCTGCTGCGGCGTGTGCACGCGCCGCGCTACCTCGACTTCCTCGCGCGAGCCTGGAGTGATTGGGTAGCGCTGGACCCGGCGAATGCCGGACTCGACGCATTGCCTTCCGTGTGGCCGGTGCGCGGTTTCCGTTCCGACGTGGAGCCCGACAACTTCGCGGCGCGACTGGGCCTGTATTCCTTCGACGCCGGCACGCCGCTGACCGCCGGTACGTGGCTCGCCGCACGCACCGGTGCGCACGGCGCGGTGTTGGCCGCGCGGGCAGTGGCCTCGGGCTCGGTGCTTTCGGCCTTCGCGCTGAGCCGCCCGCCCGGCCACCATGCCGGCGCCGACTTCTTCGGCGGCTACTGCTTCCTCAACAACGCGGCGCTGGCGGCGCAGACGCTGCGCGACAGCGGCTTCGCGCGTGTCGCGGTGCTCGACATCGACTACCACCACGGCAACGGCACGCAAAGCCTCTTCTACGAGCGCGCCGACGTGTTCACCGTCTCGGTCCACGGCGACCCGCGCACCGAGTACCCGTTCTACCTCGGCCATGCCGACGAGCGCGGCGCCGCTGACGGCGAGGGCTTCAACCTCAACTTGCCGCTGCCGCGCGGTACCGGTTTCGCCCGCTGGCACGATGCGCTGGTACAGGGCGTCGACGCGGTGCGTGCCTTCGGCGCCCAGGCCCTGGTGGTGGCGCTCGGCGTCGACACTTTCGAGGGCGACCCGATCTCCGGCTTCCAGCTGCACAGTGCCGACTACCTGCAGGTCGGCGCGAGCCTCGCCACGCTCGGCCTGCCCACGGTGTTCACCTTCGAGGGCGGCTATGCGGTGGCCGAGGTCGGCGTGAACGTGGCCAACGTGCTGGAGGGTTTCGGCCGCTGA
- the icmF gene encoding fused isobutyryl-CoA mutase/GTPase IcmF, whose protein sequence is MTDLSAEYKALADYRPTNKVRFVTAASLFDGHDAAINIMRRILQGMGAEVIHLGHNRSVDEVVTAALQEDVQGIALSSYQGGHVEYFKYMVDLLRQRGGAHIQVFGGGGGVIVPAEIAELQGYGVARIYSPEDGQRMGLAGMIGEMVMRSDQDLSPHAPTDIAALRGHSEAAWRALAQLITALDNGRASESLKTQLHAAAKAAKVPVLGITGTGGAGKSSLTDELIRRLRLDQDDALRVAVISIDPSRRKSGGALLGDRIRMNAIGPWRVGQRVFMRSLATRDYGSEISQALPDVIAACKVAGFDLIVVETSGIGQGDAAIVPLVDVPMYVMTPEFGAASQLEKIDMLDFAEFVAINKFDRKGSLDALRDVAKQVQRNKEAWKARPEEMPVFGTMASRFNDDGVTALYQALLPRLGELGMAVKTGRLPLAATRHSTHQVPIVPGARVRYLADIADTVRGYKQHARMQARLAREIQQLRESARMLYEAIPDKHKARDALTEQAQIREARLDPRAKKLLAMWPDMQRAYAGDEYVVKIRDKEIRTELTHTTLSGSKIRKVALPQYEDHGEILKWLMLDNVPGSFPYTAGTFAFKREGEDPTRMFAGEGDAFRTNRRFKLVSEGMPAKRLSTAFDSVTLYGNDPDPRPDIYGKVGNSGVSIATLDDLKVLYSGFDLCDPATSVSMTINGPAPSILAMFMNAAIDQQLEKFRTDNRREPTDDEAQKIRAWTLANVRGTVQADILKEDQGQNTCIFSTEFSLKVMGDIAEYFVHHQVRNFYSVSISGYHIAEAGANPISQLAFTLSNGFTFVEAYLARGMHIDDFAPNLSFFFSNGMDPEYTVLGRVARRIWAVAMRERYGANERSQKLKYHVQTSGRSLHAQEIAFNDIRTTLQALIAIYDNCNSLHTNAYDEAITTPTEESVRRAMAIQLIINREWGLAKNENPNQGAFVIDELTELVEEAVLAEFEKIAERGGVLGAMETGYQRSKIQEESMHYEMRKHTGEYPIIGVNTFRNPHGDPTPTTLELARSTEDEKQSQLKRLQDFHARHAGEAPATLQRLQRAVIDNGNVFEVLMDAVRCCSLGQITTALFEVGGQYRRSM, encoded by the coding sequence GTGACCGACCTTTCCGCCGAATACAAGGCCCTGGCCGACTACCGCCCGACGAACAAGGTGCGCTTCGTCACCGCGGCGAGCCTGTTCGACGGCCACGATGCCGCGATCAACATCATGCGGCGCATCCTGCAGGGCATGGGTGCGGAGGTCATCCACCTCGGACACAACCGCTCGGTCGACGAGGTCGTCACTGCGGCACTGCAGGAAGACGTGCAGGGCATCGCGCTGAGCAGCTACCAGGGCGGCCACGTCGAGTACTTCAAGTACATGGTCGACCTGCTGCGCCAGCGTGGCGGCGCGCACATCCAGGTGTTCGGCGGCGGCGGCGGCGTGATCGTGCCGGCCGAGATCGCCGAGCTGCAGGGCTACGGTGTGGCGCGCATCTACAGCCCGGAAGACGGCCAGCGCATGGGCCTGGCCGGGATGATCGGCGAAATGGTCATGCGGAGCGATCAGGATCTGTCGCCCCATGCTCCCACCGACATCGCCGCGCTGCGCGGCCACTCGGAAGCCGCCTGGCGCGCCCTCGCCCAGTTGATCACCGCGCTCGACAACGGCCGCGCGAGCGAGTCGCTGAAGACGCAACTGCACGCCGCGGCGAAGGCCGCCAAGGTGCCCGTGCTGGGCATCACCGGCACCGGCGGCGCCGGCAAGTCCAGCCTCACCGACGAGCTGATCCGCCGGCTGCGGCTGGACCAGGACGACGCGCTTCGCGTGGCCGTGATCAGCATCGACCCTTCGCGGCGCAAGAGCGGCGGCGCGCTGCTGGGCGACCGCATCCGCATGAACGCCATCGGGCCGTGGCGGGTGGGCCAGCGCGTGTTCATGCGCAGCCTGGCCACGCGCGACTACGGCAGCGAGATCAGCCAGGCGCTGCCCGACGTGATCGCCGCCTGCAAGGTGGCGGGCTTCGACCTGATCGTCGTCGAGACCTCGGGCATCGGCCAGGGCGACGCCGCCATCGTGCCGCTGGTCGACGTTCCCATGTACGTGATGACGCCGGAGTTCGGCGCCGCCAGCCAGCTCGAGAAGATCGACATGCTCGACTTCGCCGAGTTCGTGGCCATCAACAAGTTCGACCGCAAGGGCTCGCTCGATGCGCTGCGCGACGTCGCCAAGCAGGTGCAGCGCAACAAGGAAGCCTGGAAAGCGAGGCCGGAGGAGATGCCGGTGTTCGGCACCATGGCCAGCCGCTTCAACGACGACGGCGTGACGGCGCTCTACCAGGCGCTGCTGCCGCGCCTGGGCGAGCTCGGCATGGCCGTGAAGACCGGCCGTCTGCCGCTGGCGGCGACGCGCCACAGCACGCATCAGGTACCCATCGTGCCGGGGGCACGCGTGCGCTACCTGGCCGACATCGCCGACACCGTGCGCGGCTACAAGCAGCATGCCCGCATGCAGGCGAGGCTGGCGCGCGAGATCCAGCAGCTGCGCGAGAGCGCGCGCATGCTGTACGAGGCCATTCCGGACAAGCACAAGGCGCGCGACGCGCTCACCGAGCAGGCGCAGATCCGCGAGGCGCGGCTCGACCCGCGTGCGAAGAAGCTGCTGGCGATGTGGCCCGACATGCAGCGCGCCTATGCCGGCGACGAGTACGTGGTGAAGATCCGCGACAAGGAGATCCGCACCGAACTGACCCACACCACGCTGTCGGGCAGCAAGATCCGCAAGGTGGCGCTGCCGCAGTACGAGGACCACGGCGAGATCCTCAAGTGGCTGATGCTCGACAACGTGCCGGGCAGCTTCCCGTACACCGCCGGCACCTTCGCCTTCAAGCGCGAGGGCGAAGACCCGACGCGCATGTTCGCCGGCGAGGGCGACGCCTTCCGCACCAACCGGCGTTTCAAGCTGGTCAGCGAGGGCATGCCGGCCAAGCGGCTGTCCACTGCCTTCGACTCGGTCACGCTGTACGGCAACGACCCCGACCCGCGGCCCGACATCTACGGCAAGGTCGGCAATTCGGGTGTGAGCATTGCCACGCTGGACGACCTGAAGGTGCTGTACTCGGGCTTCGACCTGTGCGACCCGGCCACCTCGGTCTCGATGACCATCAACGGCCCGGCGCCGAGCATCCTGGCGATGTTCATGAACGCGGCCATCGACCAGCAACTGGAGAAGTTCCGCACCGACAACCGGCGCGAGCCCACCGACGACGAGGCGCAGAAGATCCGCGCCTGGACGCTGGCCAACGTGCGCGGCACCGTGCAGGCCGACATCCTGAAGGAAGACCAAGGCCAGAACACCTGCATCTTCTCCACCGAGTTCAGCCTCAAGGTGATGGGCGACATCGCCGAGTACTTCGTGCACCACCAGGTGCGCAACTTCTACTCGGTGTCGATCTCGGGCTATCACATCGCCGAGGCGGGCGCGAACCCGATCTCGCAGCTGGCCTTCACGCTGTCCAACGGCTTCACCTTCGTGGAGGCGTACCTGGCGCGCGGCATGCACATCGACGACTTCGCACCGAACCTGAGCTTCTTCTTCAGCAACGGCATGGACCCGGAGTACACCGTGCTCGGGCGCGTGGCGCGGCGCATCTGGGCGGTGGCGATGCGCGAGCGCTATGGCGCCAACGAGCGCAGCCAGAAGCTGAAGTACCACGTGCAGACCAGCGGCCGCTCACTGCACGCGCAGGAGATCGCCTTCAACGACATCCGCACCACGCTGCAGGCGCTGATCGCGATCTACGACAACTGCAACTCGCTGCACACCAACGCCTACGACGAGGCGATCACCACGCCCACCGAGGAGAGCGTGCGCCGCGCGATGGCCATCCAGCTGATCATCAATCGCGAGTGGGGCCTGGCGAAGAACGAGAACCCGAACCAGGGCGCCTTCGTGATCGACGAGCTGACCGAGCTGGTGGAGGAGGCGGTGCTCGCAGAATTCGAGAAGATTGCCGAGCGCGGCGGCGTGCTCGGCGCGATGGAGACCGGCTACCAGCGCAGCAAGATCCAGGAAGAGTCGATGCACTACGAGATGCGCAAGCACACCGGCGAGTACCCCATCATCGGCGTGAACACCTTCCGCAACCCGCACGGCGACCCGACGCCGACCACGCTGGAACTGGCGCGCTCCACCGAGGACGAGAAGCAGAGCCAGCTCAAGCGCCTGCAGGACTTTCATGCCCGCCACGCCGGCGAGGCCCCGGCCACGCTGCAACGCCTTCAGAGGGCGGTGATCGACAACGGCAACGTGTTCGAGGTGCTGATGGACGCGGTGCGATGCTGCTCGCTCGGGCAGATCACCACCGCGCTTTTCGAGGTGGGCGGGCAGTACCGGCGCAGCATGTGA
- a CDS encoding histidine phosphatase family protein — MRLLLVRHGETPLNAARVMQPPDTPLSPRGLLQARAVAERLRAEALSALWSSDLPRAWQTADAIAGACGLAVLPQPLLHERNFGDLRGRPYDSLGFDPLAMQEAPTGGESVPDFEARIDRAFDAALIAAQATGGTFVLVTHGLVIHSLLARRVRLPPGTTLPARIANASVTEIVAPAGPDTAPRALRIDCTAHLSSDRADDPLALSGG; from the coding sequence ATGCGGCTGCTGCTGGTCCGGCACGGTGAAACGCCGTTGAATGCGGCTCGTGTCATGCAGCCGCCAGACACCCCCCTGAGCCCGCGAGGCCTGTTACAGGCTCGTGCCGTGGCCGAACGGCTCCGTGCCGAAGCGCTGAGCGCGCTCTGGTCCAGCGATCTGCCGCGCGCCTGGCAGACCGCCGATGCGATCGCCGGAGCCTGCGGCCTCGCAGTACTGCCGCAACCCTTGCTTCACGAACGCAACTTCGGCGATCTGCGCGGCCGTCCCTATGACAGCCTCGGCTTCGACCCTCTGGCAATGCAGGAAGCGCCGACCGGCGGCGAATCCGTACCCGACTTCGAGGCTCGCATCGACCGGGCGTTCGACGCGGCGCTGATCGCCGCGCAGGCGACCGGCGGCACGTTCGTGCTCGTCACGCACGGTCTCGTGATCCACAGCCTGCTGGCCCGCCGCGTGAGGCTGCCTCCCGGCACCACGCTGCCGGCGCGCATCGCCAATGCATCGGTCACGGAGATCGTCGCCCCCGCCGGCCCGGACACGGCACCGCGAGCCCTGCGGATCGACTGCACCGCGCACCTGAGCAGCGACCGCGCCGACGATCCGCTCGCCCTGTCCGGCGGCTGA